One region of Choristoneura fumiferana chromosome 3, NRCan_CFum_1, whole genome shotgun sequence genomic DNA includes:
- the Maf1 gene encoding repressor of RNA polymerase III transcription Maf1, translated as MKLLESGRLEALSSALSILNGDSAVQSRVESYSCKMAGTEKAFYKRFTADGETSHDLQALSPPEGVLYSRSLSGDEDGVLCDTISRKTLFYLIATLNSAFPDYDFSMAKSSEFSAEPSLSWVQGAVDGALSAVGGVRWRQLRAALWAAVDDEVALPDCRIYSYSPDLASDPFGEPGCLWVFNYFFYNRKLKRIVFFTCRAMSSCCAVDSGVDFAMDEDEEYN; from the exons ATGAAACTCTTGGAGAGTGGTCGCCTAGAGGCTTTAAGTAGCGCTTTGTCGATCCTTAATGGCGACAGCGCTGTGCAGAGTCGTGTAGAGAGTTACAGCTGCAAGATGGCTGGCACCGAGAAAGCTTTCTACAAACGATTCACTGCTGATGGGGAGACGTCTCATGACCTACAAGCTCTATCTCCCCCTGAGGGTGTCTTGTATAG TCGGAGCTTGTCAGGCGATGAGGATGGTGTACTGTGCGACACCATATCACGGAAGACTCTTTTCTATTTGATTGCTACACTGAATTCTGCTTTTCCAGATTATGACTTTTCAATGGCAAAG AGCAGTGAATTCAGTGCAGAGCCGTCGTTGAGCTGGGTGCAGGGCGCGGTGGACGGCGCGCTGTCGGCGGTGGGCGGCGTGCGCTGGCGGCAGCTGCGCGCGGCGCTCTGGGCCGCCGTGGACGACGAGGTTGCGCTCCCCGACTGCCGCATCTACAGCTACAGCCCCGACCTCGCCAGCGACCCCTTCGGCGAGCCCGGCTGCCTCTGGGTCTTCAACTACTTCTTTTACAACAGGAAGCTCAAACGGATTGTCTTTTTCACGTGTCGAGCTATGAG t TCCTGTTGTGCTGTCGACTCGGGAGTGGATTTTGCTATGGATGAAGACGAAGAATATAATTAA
- the LOC141426107 gene encoding LOW QUALITY PROTEIN: 2-oxoglutarate and iron-dependent oxygenase JMJD4-like (The sequence of the model RefSeq protein was modified relative to this genomic sequence to represent the inferred CDS: inserted 1 base in 1 codon; deleted 1 base in 1 codon) has protein sequence MASDLREIEINDCLSSTSIYDYADCDIQIVKDIEYEKFYEDFLYKNLPCVIRNTSSHWECSTKWMKSDSIDCDYFINNFSQLEAPVADCDKIVYNAQTKQILTVIDFMKYLESEERDTLLYLKDWHLKKLRPNDNFYEVPSIFGSDWLNEYAQDHNEDDFMFVYIGPKDSWTPLHVDVYNSFSWSVNVIGXKKWTLFPPGEEEKIKDPLGNLPLLFEYDKYKNVRYFEIIQEKGDAIFVPSGWHHQVTNELDTISINHNWVNACNIEEVWKALEKSLKSVEHEIEEFKDTPEFVDQCQLILKSMLVWTLNIALILYCT, from the exons ATGGCAAGCGATTTAAGAGAAATAGAAATTAATGACTGTCTCAGTAGTACTTCAATTTACGATTATGCTGATTGCGATATTCAAATTGTAAAAGACATTGAATACGAAAAGTTTTATGAAGATTTTCTGTATAAGAACTTGCCATGTGTTATAAGAAACACAAGTTCACATTGGGAATGCTCCACTAAATGGATGAAAAGTGATTCAATTGACTGCGActactttataaataattttagccAGTTGGAGGCTCCTGTCGCGGATTGCGACAAGATCGTCTACAAtgcacaaacaaaacaaattttaactgttattgactttatgaaatatttagaaTCTGAGGAGAGGGATACTCTTCTTTATTTGAAGGATTGGCATTTAAAGAAACTTCGTCCGAATGACAATTTCTATGAGGTGCCATCCATCTTTGGCTCAGATTGGTTGAATGAATATGCCCAAGACCATAACGAAGACGACTTTATGTTTGTTTACATAGGACCCAAAGATTCGTG GACACCATTACATGTAGATGTGTACAATTCCTTCAGCTGGTCAGTAAATGTAATAG AGAAAAAATGGACTTTATTTCCTCCTGGAGAGGAAGAGAAAATT AAGGATCCATTGGGAAATTTACCACTTTTATTTGAATATGATAAATATAAGAATGTTAGATATTTTGAAATCATACAAGAAAAAGGTGATGCTATATTTGTGCCTTCAGGCTGGCATCATCAAGTAACCAATGAGCTTGACACCATTTCTATAAACCACAACTGGGTAAATGCTTGCAATATAGAAGAAGTTTGGAAAGCTTtagaaaaatctttaaaaagtGTTGAACATGAGATTGAGGAATTCAAGGACACTCCAGAGTTTGTGGACCAATGTCAATTGATTCTGAAGTCTATGTTGGTATGGACTTTGaacattgcattaattttatattgtacatAG